A window of Polaromonas hydrogenivorans contains these coding sequences:
- the mdeB gene encoding alpha-ketoglutarate dehydrogenase: MNASLPLHALSPSDSHAPDADPQETAEWRDAFLALSASQGPERARYLLDALARLAREQRIGWKPELSTPYVNTVGVNEQPVFPGDLAVEERLASLMRWNALAMVVRANQAESGGSSELGGHIASYASAADLFETGYNHFFHAREGLGDGQHRGDLVFFQPHSAPGVYARAYLEGRLSEKDLGFYRQELTAPAQSGGQARGLCSYPHPYLMPDFWQFPTGSMGIGPISSIYHARFMRYLTHRRLLDCAGRKVWGVFGDGEMDEPESMSALTLAAREGLDNLVWVVNCNLQRLDGPVRGNGRIIDELEKLFAGAGWNVIKLVWGSDWDGLFARDLTGALSQVFAQTVDGQMQTFAAKDGRFNRDNFFGQNEELARLAQGMTDEQIDRLKRGGHDLVKIHAAYAAAANHKGQPTVVLAHTKKGYGLGQAGQGKMTTHSHKKFDETDLLEFRNRFNLPLSEEQARQMAFYKPADDSPEMQYLHQRRTALGGYLPKRDTTAEKIDVPALPAYGQFALATSGKEMSTTMAFVRMLGGLLKDSALGPRIVPIVADEARTFGMANLFKQVGIYSSVGQRYAPEDIGSVLSYREALDGQILEEGISEAGALASWTAAATSYSVHGLAMLPFYIYYSMFGFQRVGDQIWAAADQRARGFLLGATSGRTTLGGEGLQHQDGTSHLIAATIPNCKSYDPAFACELAVIIDQGIREMMALQLDVFYYVTLMNENYAQPDLQPGSEAGIVRGCYLFDSYPCKPDMRKGTETPKNSTSEVTLMGSGAILTEVIKAAQQLAACGIRATVYSVTSWSELARDGAACQQRRLDGDATEEQAFITQLLQASLGPVIAATDYVRAVPESIRAFMPQGRAYLTLGTDGFGRSDTRAALRQFFGVNAQSIVNAALLQLKHS, encoded by the coding sequence ATGAATGCTTCCCTGCCCCTTCACGCCTTGTCCCCATCCGACAGCCATGCGCCGGATGCCGATCCCCAGGAAACGGCCGAATGGCGCGACGCTTTCCTGGCGCTGTCCGCCTCGCAAGGCCCCGAACGTGCCCGCTACCTGCTCGATGCGCTGGCCCGGCTGGCGCGGGAACAGCGCATCGGCTGGAAGCCCGAACTGTCAACGCCCTACGTCAACACGGTCGGCGTCAACGAGCAGCCGGTCTTTCCCGGCGACCTGGCGGTCGAGGAACGGCTGGCCTCATTGATGCGCTGGAATGCGCTGGCGATGGTGGTGCGCGCTAACCAGGCCGAGTCGGGCGGCTCCAGCGAACTGGGCGGCCACATCGCCAGCTATGCCAGCGCGGCCGACCTGTTTGAAACCGGCTACAACCACTTCTTTCACGCCCGCGAAGGCCTGGGCGACGGGCAGCATCGCGGCGACCTGGTGTTCTTCCAGCCGCACAGCGCGCCCGGCGTGTATGCGCGCGCCTACCTCGAAGGCCGGCTCAGCGAAAAAGACCTGGGCTTTTACCGCCAAGAACTAACGGCGCCCGCGCAAAGCGGCGGCCAGGCGCGCGGCCTGTGCAGCTACCCACACCCCTACCTGATGCCCGATTTCTGGCAGTTCCCCACCGGCTCGATGGGCATCGGCCCGATCAGCTCGATCTACCACGCGCGCTTCATGCGCTACCTCACGCACCGCCGCCTGCTCGACTGCGCCGGCCGCAAGGTGTGGGGCGTGTTCGGCGACGGCGAGATGGACGAGCCCGAATCAATGAGCGCCTTGACGCTGGCCGCACGCGAGGGCCTGGACAACCTGGTCTGGGTGGTCAACTGCAACCTGCAGCGGCTCGACGGCCCGGTGCGCGGCAACGGCCGCATCATCGACGAGCTGGAAAAACTGTTTGCCGGCGCGGGCTGGAACGTCATCAAGCTGGTCTGGGGCAGCGACTGGGACGGACTGTTTGCGCGCGACCTGACCGGGGCCTTGAGCCAGGTTTTTGCCCAGACCGTCGATGGCCAGATGCAGACCTTTGCCGCCAAGGACGGGCGCTTCAACCGCGACAATTTCTTCGGCCAGAACGAGGAACTGGCGCGTCTGGCGCAGGGCATGACCGACGAGCAGATCGACCGCCTCAAGCGCGGCGGCCACGACCTGGTGAAGATCCACGCGGCCTATGCAGCCGCCGCCAACCATAAAGGGCAGCCGACGGTGGTCCTGGCGCACACCAAGAAAGGCTACGGCTTGGGGCAAGCCGGTCAGGGCAAGATGACCACGCATTCGCACAAGAAGTTCGACGAAACCGACCTGCTGGAGTTTCGCAACCGCTTCAACCTGCCGCTGAGCGAGGAGCAGGCCCGGCAGATGGCGTTCTACAAGCCGGCCGACGACAGCCCGGAAATGCAATATCTGCACCAGCGGCGAACGGCGCTGGGCGGCTACCTGCCCAAGCGCGACACTACGGCGGAAAAAATTGACGTACCGGCCCTGCCCGCTTACGGACAGTTCGCGCTGGCAACAAGCGGCAAGGAGATGAGCACGACCATGGCGTTTGTGCGCATGCTGGGCGGCCTGCTGAAAGATTCAGCCCTGGGGCCGAGGATCGTTCCCATCGTCGCCGACGAGGCGCGCACCTTCGGCATGGCCAACCTGTTCAAGCAGGTCGGCATCTACTCCAGCGTCGGCCAGCGCTATGCGCCCGAGGACATCGGCTCGGTGCTGAGCTACCGCGAGGCGCTGGACGGCCAGATCCTGGAAGAAGGCATTAGCGAAGCCGGCGCGCTGGCCAGCTGGACGGCGGCGGCCACCAGCTACAGCGTGCATGGGCTGGCGATGCTGCCGTTTTATATCTATTACTCGATGTTCGGCTTCCAGCGCGTCGGCGACCAGATCTGGGCAGCGGCCGACCAGCGGGCGCGTGGTTTCCTGCTGGGTGCCACGTCGGGCCGGACCACGCTGGGCGGCGAAGGCCTGCAGCACCAGGACGGCACCAGCCACCTGATCGCCGCGACCATTCCCAACTGCAAGTCCTACGACCCGGCTTTTGCCTGTGAACTGGCAGTCATCATCGACCAGGGCATCCGCGAGATGATGGCCCTGCAGCTCGACGTGTTTTATTACGTCACGCTGATGAACGAGAACTACGCCCAGCCCGACCTGCAGCCCGGCTCGGAAGCCGGCATTGTTCGTGGATGCTACTTATTCGATAGCTACCCGTGCAAGCCGGATATGCGAAAAGGCACTGAAACACCTAAAAATTCGACTTCCGAAGTAACGCTGATGGGTTCGGGCGCCATCCTGACCGAGGTCATCAAGGCAGCGCAGCAACTGGCAGCGTGCGGCATCCGCGCCACGGTGTACAGCGTGACCAGCTGGAGCGAGCTGGCCCGCGATGGCGCGGCGTGCCAGCAGCGCAGGCTGGACGGCGATGCCACCGAAGAGCAAGCCTTCATCACGCAACTGCTGCAGGCCAGCCTTGGGCCGGTGATTGCCGCCACCGACTACGTGCGCGCCGTGCCCGAGAGCATTCGCGCGTTCATGCCGCAAGGCCGCGCCTACCTGACGCTGGGCACCGATGGTTTTGGCCGCAGCGACACGCGGGCCGCGTTGCGCCAGTTTTTCGGCGTCAACGCGCAAAGCATCGTCAACGCGGCGCTGCTGCAACTCAAGCACAGCTAA
- a CDS encoding Lrp/AsnC family transcriptional regulator, with amino-acid sequence MKLDKIDLRILDELQRNGALSNVELARRVHLSSSPCLARVKALEAAGVIDRYVAIASAAALGLGLTVFISISLRSQNKDSLGEFERRIIEHDEVMECYLMTGDSDYLIRVAVADIGALEKFILEQLTPIPGIDKIRSSFALKQVRYKTALPLPAA; translated from the coding sequence ATTAAGCTGGATAAAATCGATTTACGGATTCTTGATGAGCTTCAGCGCAACGGCGCGCTGTCCAATGTGGAACTGGCCCGGCGCGTGCACCTGAGTTCCTCGCCATGCCTGGCGCGGGTCAAGGCGCTGGAGGCCGCCGGGGTCATCGACCGCTACGTGGCGATTGCCAGCGCGGCGGCGCTGGGGCTGGGGCTGACGGTGTTCATCTCGATCAGCCTGCGCTCGCAGAACAAGGACTCGCTGGGGGAATTCGAGCGGCGCATCATCGAGCACGACGAGGTGATGGAGTGCTATTTGATGACCGGCGACAGCGACTACCTGATCCGCGTGGCGGTGGCCGACATCGGCGCGCTCGAAAAATTCATCCTGGAGCAGCTCACGCCGATTCCGGGCATCGACAAGATCCGCTCCAGCTTTGCGCTCAAGCAGGTGCGCTACAAGACCGCCTTGCCCTTGCCGGCGGCTTAG
- a CDS encoding DUF3616 domain-containing protein, which yields MTQNPTPSFLPLTGLYEPSGVQQLADGRFLVVEDEQGHAFSLVEISASGPVNSTPLGPGWFDWGNKDFWKLEDLEGLAIDTAGCLYAVTSHSRDDDGMEKKPRDRLVRFRVDANRVVEPRVAKGLKPALMAAHPLLAAAARIKNVKAGGGLNIEGLAISPDQQRLLIGFRSPLRDGHALIASVENLCAVFEEDAAPQVSGTLQTLDLEGQGIRGMCHMAALDGYLVIGGPVSREGEFKLWFWSGQAGAPARRVTVPGLQGFGNAEGVCPAVIDGAPKIVIVSDDGNRKEGRCAHFLLLDPGTLQIAP from the coding sequence ATGACACAGAACCCCACTCCTTCGTTCCTGCCTTTGACAGGTCTTTATGAGCCTTCTGGTGTCCAGCAGCTTGCGGACGGGCGCTTTCTGGTGGTTGAGGATGAGCAGGGCCATGCCTTCAGCTTGGTCGAGATCAGCGCCAGCGGGCCGGTCAACAGCACGCCGCTGGGTCCGGGATGGTTTGACTGGGGCAACAAGGACTTCTGGAAGCTGGAGGACCTGGAAGGTCTCGCCATCGACACAGCGGGCTGTCTCTACGCGGTCACGTCGCATTCGCGAGACGACGACGGCATGGAAAAGAAGCCGCGCGACCGGCTGGTCCGGTTCCGGGTCGATGCAAACCGCGTCGTCGAGCCCAGGGTGGCTAAGGGACTGAAGCCTGCGCTGATGGCGGCGCACCCGCTGCTCGCAGCCGCTGCGCGGATCAAGAATGTCAAAGCCGGCGGCGGGCTCAACATCGAGGGCCTGGCCATCAGCCCGGACCAGCAGCGGCTGCTGATCGGCTTTCGCAGTCCGCTGCGGGACGGTCATGCCCTGATTGCCAGCGTTGAAAATCTTTGCGCAGTGTTTGAGGAAGACGCAGCGCCGCAGGTATCTGGCACCCTGCAGACGCTGGACCTGGAAGGGCAGGGGATTCGCGGCATGTGCCATATGGCCGCGCTTGATGGCTACCTGGTCATCGGCGGCCCCGTCTCGCGCGAGGGCGAATTCAAGCTCTGGTTCTGGAGCGGGCAAGCCGGTGCGCCGGCGCGCCGTGTCACGGTTCCCGGCTTGCAGGGTTTCGGGAACGCGGAAGGGGTGTGCCCGGCTGTCATTGACGGCGCGCCGAAAATCGTCATCGTCAGCGATGACGGCAACCGAAAGGAAGGGCGCTGCGCCCATTTTCTGCTGCTTGACCCCGGGACCTTGCAGATTGCGCCTTGA
- a CDS encoding peptide chain release factor 3, with translation MSENTEIATQVKRRRTFAIISHPDAGKTTLTEKLLLFSGAIQIAGSVKARKAARHATSDWMEIEKQRGISVASSVMQMEYRDCVINLLDTPGHQDFSEDTYRVLTAVDAALMVIDAANGVEPQTRRLLQVCRARGTPILTFVNKMDREVQDPMSVMDEIERELGMAVVPFTWPVGMGKLFHGVYDRREERMRVFSPGEDKAGGDDEILSGLDNAEATKRFGAEFTQAQDELELLEGASPEFNREEFLAGRQTPMFFGSAINNFGVQEVLDALVDLAPAPADRPAMQRIVHPDEKKFSGVVFKIQANMDPAHRDRIAFLRVASGEFTRGMKLKVVRSGKEIRPNTVVSFMSQRRELLDTAFAGDIIGIPNHGVLQLGDTLTEGEALQFTGLPFFAPEMFRAVEVADPLRSKQLRAGLTQLGEEGAIQVFRPIAGSLLLLGAVGQLQFEVVAHRLEHEYGVKARILQSNFNLARWVTCDDANELKKFMDANAHRVALDAVDAPTLLVDHSATLRAVEQQWPKIKFHALREHAGLVFQAKM, from the coding sequence ATGTCCGAAAACACTGAAATCGCCACCCAAGTCAAGCGCCGCCGCACGTTTGCCATCATTTCCCACCCCGACGCGGGTAAAACCACGCTGACTGAAAAGCTGCTGCTATTCTCGGGCGCCATCCAGATTGCCGGCAGCGTCAAGGCGCGCAAGGCCGCGCGCCACGCGACCAGCGACTGGATGGAAATCGAAAAGCAGCGCGGCATTTCCGTCGCATCCTCGGTCATGCAGATGGAATACCGCGACTGCGTGATCAACCTGTTAGATACCCCCGGCCACCAAGACTTCTCCGAAGACACCTACCGCGTGCTGACCGCCGTCGATGCGGCGCTGATGGTGATCGACGCGGCCAACGGCGTCGAGCCGCAGACCCGCCGCCTACTGCAGGTCTGCCGCGCGCGCGGCACGCCGATTCTGACCTTCGTCAACAAGATGGACCGCGAGGTGCAAGACCCGATGAGCGTCATGGACGAGATCGAGCGCGAACTCGGCATGGCCGTGGTGCCCTTCACCTGGCCGGTCGGCATGGGCAAGCTGTTCCACGGCGTCTATGACCGGCGCGAAGAGCGCATGCGCGTCTTCAGCCCCGGCGAGGACAAGGCCGGCGGCGACGATGAAATCCTCTCCGGCCTGGACAACGCCGAAGCGACGAAACGCTTTGGCGCCGAATTCACGCAGGCGCAGGACGAACTCGAACTGCTCGAAGGCGCCTCGCCCGAATTCAACCGCGAGGAATTCCTGGCCGGCCGCCAGACGCCGATGTTCTTCGGCTCGGCGATCAACAACTTCGGCGTGCAGGAAGTGCTCGACGCGCTGGTCGATCTGGCGCCGGCCCCCGCCGACCGCCCGGCCATGCAGCGCATCGTGCATCCGGACGAGAAGAAATTCTCCGGCGTGGTGTTCAAGATCCAGGCCAACATGGACCCGGCGCACCGCGACCGGATTGCCTTTTTGCGCGTGGCCAGCGGCGAATTCACGCGCGGCATGAAACTCAAGGTGGTGCGCAGCGGCAAGGAAATCCGGCCGAACACGGTGGTCAGCTTCATGAGCCAGCGCCGCGAACTGCTCGACACTGCGTTTGCCGGCGACATCATCGGCATCCCGAACCACGGCGTGCTGCAACTCGGCGACACGCTGACCGAAGGCGAGGCGCTGCAGTTCACCGGCCTGCCCTTCTTCGCGCCGGAAATGTTCCGCGCCGTCGAAGTGGCCGATCCGCTGCGCAGCAAGCAGCTGCGCGCCGGCCTCACGCAGCTCGGCGAAGAAGGCGCGATCCAGGTGTTCCGGCCGATTGCTGGGTCATTGCTGCTGCTGGGCGCCGTCGGCCAGTTGCAATTCGAGGTCGTGGCGCACCGGCTGGAGCATGAATACGGCGTGAAGGCGCGCATCCTGCAGAGCAACTTCAACCTGGCGCGCTGGGTGACTTGTGACGATGCCAACGAGCTGAAGAAATTCATGGATGCCAACGCGCACCGCGTGGCGCTCGACGCGGTTGATGCGCCGACGCTGCTGGTCGATCACAGCGCCACGCTGCGCGCCGTCGAACAGCAGTGGCCGAAGATCAAGTTCCATGCGCTGCGCGAGCACGCCGGGCTGGTTTTTCAGGCAAAAATGTAG
- a CDS encoding DUF1653 domain-containing protein, with protein sequence MPEHLPPLIETPPGRYRHYKGMAYEVVGTVRHSETLEPMTLYRALYGEHGLWVRPAAMFNEEVVIGGVRQPRFTRLPDEGL encoded by the coding sequence ATGCCCGAACACCTTCCGCCGCTGATCGAAACCCCGCCCGGGCGCTACCGCCATTACAAGGGCATGGCCTACGAAGTCGTTGGCACGGTGCGCCACAGCGAAACCCTGGAGCCGATGACGCTGTACCGCGCGCTGTATGGCGAGCACGGCCTGTGGGTGCGGCCGGCGGCGATGTTCAATGAAGAAGTGGTGATCGGCGGCGTTCGCCAGCCACGTTTTACTCGCCTGCCCGATGAAGGGCTATGA
- a CDS encoding RsmB/NOP family class I SAM-dependent RNA methyltransferase: MHPNALLDCCTELLKQVLKFDHPADMVVSRYFREMRLGPRERATVAETIYGVLRKKNLYTYLAQHGSGVPERRLAILGFAAPRDFLYGALTEQEEDWLSRCDQVKPADLMELHRHNLPQWLVEPLKSQLGEDFWPLVESLNAPAGLDLRVNTLKDKRAEVQKELAKAGIKTVATPYSPWGLRLADKPQLANVDAFKRGAIEVQDEGSQLLALLVDAKRGEMVVDFCAGAGGKTLALGASMRTTGRLYAFDTSAHRLAALKPRLARSGLSNVHPVAIAHERDDRIKRLAGKIDRVLVDAPCSGLGTLRRNPDLKWRHNPKAIEELTAKQTAILQSAARLVKPGGRLVYATCSILREENEAIAEAFSAANPDFQVVEAAPLLTHIGVEHADKLCRGPYLRLWPYLHQTDGFFAAVWQKA; encoded by the coding sequence ATGCATCCTAACGCCTTACTCGACTGTTGTACCGAGCTTCTCAAGCAGGTTCTTAAATTTGACCATCCCGCCGACATGGTGGTGTCACGCTATTTCCGCGAAATGCGGCTTGGCCCCCGCGAGCGGGCCACCGTGGCTGAAACCATCTACGGCGTGCTGCGCAAGAAAAATCTCTACACCTACCTTGCCCAGCACGGCAGTGGCGTGCCCGAGCGGCGGCTGGCGATTCTGGGTTTCGCCGCCCCGCGTGATTTTCTGTATGGCGCGCTGACCGAGCAGGAAGAGGACTGGCTCTCGCGCTGCGACCAGGTCAAGCCCGCCGACCTGATGGAGTTGCACCGCCACAACCTGCCGCAGTGGCTGGTCGAACCGCTAAAAAGCCAGTTGGGGGAAGATTTCTGGCCGCTGGTCGAAAGCCTCAATGCCCCGGCCGGTCTTGACCTGCGCGTCAATACCCTGAAGGATAAACGGGCTGAAGTGCAGAAGGAGCTTGCGAAAGCCGGTATCAAAACCGTAGCAACGCCGTATTCGCCGTGGGGCTTGCGCCTGGCGGACAAGCCGCAGCTGGCCAATGTCGATGCTTTCAAGCGCGGCGCGATTGAAGTGCAGGACGAAGGCTCGCAACTGCTGGCCCTGCTGGTTGATGCCAAGCGCGGCGAGATGGTGGTGGACTTTTGCGCCGGCGCCGGCGGAAAAACCCTGGCGCTGGGCGCTTCCATGCGCACGACCGGCCGGCTGTATGCTTTTGACACGTCGGCCCACCGGCTGGCCGCGCTCAAGCCGCGCCTGGCGCGCAGCGGGCTGTCGAACGTGCATCCAGTCGCCATTGCGCATGAACGCGATGACCGAATCAAGCGCTTGGCCGGCAAGATCGACCGGGTGCTGGTCGATGCGCCGTGCTCGGGCCTGGGTACGCTGCGGCGCAACCCGGACCTGAAATGGCGCCACAATCCGAAGGCGATTGAAGAGCTGACCGCCAAGCAGACCGCCATTTTGCAGAGCGCCGCGCGCCTGGTGAAGCCGGGCGGACGGCTGGTGTATGCCACCTGCAGCATCCTGCGCGAGGAAAACGAGGCGATTGCCGAGGCTTTCAGCGCTGCGAATCCAGACTTCCAGGTTGTGGAAGCGGCACCGCTGCTGACGCATATCGGGGTCGAGCATGCGGACAAACTCTGCCGTGGACCGTATCTGCGGCTCTGGCCTTACCTGCACCAGACCGATGGGTTCTTTGCAGCCGTCTGGCAAAAGGCCTGA
- a CDS encoding DesA family fatty acid desaturase: MILLDAALDWLAHGLFAASWWQIVLYTLAVTHITILSVTLYLHRHQAHRALDLHALPSHFFRFWLWLTTGQVTKEWVGVHRKHHAKCETMEDPHSPHAHGIKTVLYTGAELYRAETKNKETLAKFGRGTPDDWIERNLYTRFSWQGVGLMLIINLALFGVAGLSVWAVQMMWIPITAAGIINGIGHYWGYRNFEAPDASTNVSPWGIIIGGEELHNNHHTYPTSAKFSVKPYEFDIGWGYIRAMEIMGLASVKKVPPRLRLGAIQPVADEKTLEALIAHRYEVMAGFARELRRAGKAELALLEAKKADVSGLKLANRWLHRDEDKVPAAARPQIAQIRAEHPVLDKMVTMREELRQMWLSTSASREQLAADLQGWCHRAEESGIAALREFSMKLRAARA, from the coding sequence ATGATTTTGTTGGATGCCGCCCTTGACTGGCTGGCTCATGGCCTGTTTGCTGCAAGCTGGTGGCAAATCGTGCTGTACACCCTGGCGGTGACCCATATCACCATCCTCAGCGTCACCCTGTACCTGCACCGCCATCAGGCGCACCGCGCGCTCGACCTGCACGCTTTACCATCTCATTTCTTTCGCTTCTGGCTGTGGCTGACAACCGGCCAGGTCACCAAGGAATGGGTGGGCGTGCACCGCAAGCACCACGCCAAGTGCGAAACCATGGAAGACCCGCACAGCCCGCATGCCCACGGCATCAAGACCGTGCTTTACACCGGTGCTGAGCTGTACCGCGCCGAGACCAAAAACAAGGAAACCTTGGCCAAGTTTGGCCGGGGCACGCCCGATGACTGGATCGAGCGCAACCTCTACACCCGCTTCAGCTGGCAGGGCGTCGGCCTGATGCTGATCATCAACCTGGCCCTGTTCGGCGTGGCCGGCCTGAGCGTGTGGGCGGTTCAGATGATGTGGATTCCAATCACGGCGGCCGGCATCATCAACGGCATTGGCCACTACTGGGGCTACCGCAACTTTGAAGCGCCTGACGCCAGCACCAATGTGTCGCCCTGGGGCATTATCATCGGCGGGGAAGAACTGCACAACAACCATCACACCTATCCCACGTCGGCCAAGTTTTCGGTCAAGCCTTATGAATTCGACATCGGCTGGGGTTACATCCGCGCCATGGAAATCATGGGCCTGGCGTCCGTGAAGAAGGTTCCACCACGGCTTCGGCTGGGTGCCATTCAGCCGGTGGCCGATGAGAAGACGCTTGAAGCCCTGATTGCGCATCGCTACGAAGTGATGGCCGGTTTTGCCCGCGAGCTGCGCCGCGCCGGTAAAGCCGAGCTGGCTTTGCTGGAAGCCAAAAAAGCCGATGTTTCCGGGTTGAAGCTGGCCAATCGCTGGCTGCACCGCGATGAGGACAAGGTGCCGGCCGCCGCCAGGCCGCAAATTGCCCAGATTCGTGCCGAGCATCCTGTCCTCGACAAGATGGTCACGATGCGCGAAGAGCTTCGCCAGATGTGGCTGAGCACCTCGGCATCGCGCGAGCAACTGGCCGCCGACCTGCAGGGCTGGTGCCATCGGGCGGAAGAAAGCGGTATTGCAGCGCTTCGCGAGTTTTCGATGAAATTGCGTGCCGCGCGCGCCTGA
- the rpmG gene encoding 50S ribosomal protein L33, with the protein MAKGGREKIKLQSTAGTGHFYTTDKNKKTTPEKMLIMKFDPKARKHVEYKEIKLK; encoded by the coding sequence ATGGCTAAAGGCGGACGCGAAAAAATCAAGCTGCAATCGACAGCTGGCACCGGTCACTTCTACACGACCGACAAAAACAAGAAAACCACACCTGAAAAAATGCTGATCATGAAATTTGATCCTAAAGCACGCAAGCATGTGGAATACAAGGAAATCAAACTGAAGTAA
- the rpmB gene encoding 50S ribosomal protein L28, with product MARVCQVTGKGPMVGNNVSHANNKTKRRFMPNLQYRRIWVESENRWVRLRITAAGLRLIDKNGIDAVLVDLRARGEV from the coding sequence ATGGCACGCGTCTGTCAGGTAACGGGCAAAGGCCCGATGGTGGGAAACAATGTTTCTCACGCAAACAACAAAACCAAGCGTCGGTTCATGCCCAACCTGCAGTACCGCCGTATTTGGGTCGAGAGCGAAAACCGCTGGGTGCGCCTGCGCATCACTGCAGCCGGTCTGCGTTTGATTGATAAAAACGGCATTGACGCAGTCCTGGTGGACCTTCGTGCCCGCGGTGAAGTTTAA
- the trxB gene encoding thioredoxin-disulfide reductase codes for MKHSRVLILGSGPAGYTAAVYAARANLNPVLITGMAQGGQLMTTTDVDNWPADVDGVQGPELMQRFLAHAERFKTEIIFDHINQVDLSQRPFTLTGDSGTYTCDTLIIATGASAKYLGLESETAFMGRGVSGCATCDGFFYRGQEVCVVGGGNTAVEEALYLSNIASKVTLVHRRDTFKAEAILIDKLHEKVASGKIELQLHQTLEQVLGDASGVTGVRLRSTKTDSTQDIALTGCFIAIGHQPNTDIFAGQLEMKDGYIITRTGLQGMATMTSIPGVFAAGDVQDNIYRQAITSAGTGCMAALDAQRFLEQSD; via the coding sequence ATGAAACATTCCAGAGTTCTCATTCTCGGCTCAGGCCCCGCAGGCTATACGGCAGCCGTGTATGCAGCGCGCGCCAACCTCAACCCGGTACTGATTACCGGTATGGCCCAGGGCGGCCAGCTCATGACGACCACCGATGTGGACAACTGGCCGGCCGACGTTGACGGCGTCCAGGGACCGGAGTTGATGCAGCGCTTTCTGGCCCACGCCGAGCGCTTCAAGACCGAAATTATTTTTGACCATATCAACCAGGTTGACCTGAGCCAGCGGCCTTTCACGCTGACCGGCGACAGCGGCACCTACACCTGCGATACCCTGATCATTGCCACGGGCGCGTCGGCCAAATACCTGGGACTGGAATCGGAAACCGCCTTCATGGGCCGCGGCGTTTCCGGCTGCGCCACCTGCGACGGCTTCTTTTACCGGGGGCAGGAAGTCTGCGTGGTGGGCGGCGGCAATACGGCTGTTGAAGAGGCGCTGTATTTGTCGAACATTGCCAGCAAGGTCACGCTGGTGCATCGCCGCGACACCTTCAAGGCCGAAGCCATCCTGATCGACAAACTGCATGAAAAAGTCGCCAGCGGCAAGATTGAACTGCAACTGCACCAAACCCTTGAGCAGGTGCTGGGCGACGCTTCCGGCGTGACCGGCGTGCGCCTGAGAAGCACCAAGACCGATAGCACACAGGACATCGCCCTCACAGGCTGTTTCATCGCCATTGGCCATCAGCCCAACACCGACATTTTTGCCGGCCAGCTGGAGATGAAAGACGGCTACATCATCACCCGGACCGGCCTGCAGGGCATGGCCACCATGACCAGCATTCCGGGCGTGTTTGCCGCAGGCGACGTGCAGGACAATATTTACCGCCAGGCGATTACCAGCGCAGGCACCGGCTGCATGGCGGCGCTGGACGCCCAGCGTTTTCTGGAGCAAAGCGACTAA
- a CDS encoding Crp/Fnr family transcriptional regulator: MTPTMVSRLELIRRVPLFSMLTASQAASVADAVVKRRYKRGETIVEQGKRSNALTILLTGRARVVSTDVRGREVILATMHSGDYVGEMSLIDQAPHSASVLAEVQTDVLILGQPEFARCLPDIDSMAYAVLKGLVQRLRQADRKIESLALMDVYGRVAGVLLEFAGESMRCAAGNAVIPGKVSRQDMAKMVGASREMVSRVMKDLEERGFIETQGDGSLLVTHHLHSLG, from the coding sequence ATGACCCCCACCATGGTTTCCAGGCTCGAACTGATTCGCCGCGTGCCTCTTTTTTCAATGTTGACCGCCAGCCAGGCGGCTTCGGTAGCCGATGCCGTGGTCAAGCGTCGTTACAAGCGCGGTGAAACCATCGTCGAGCAGGGCAAGAGATCCAATGCCCTGACCATTCTTCTGACCGGCCGCGCCCGCGTCGTCAGCACCGATGTGCGAGGGCGCGAGGTGATTCTGGCAACCATGCATTCGGGTGATTACGTGGGTGAGATGAGCCTGATCGACCAGGCGCCCCACTCAGCCTCGGTTCTGGCAGAGGTGCAGACGGATGTGTTGATTCTGGGCCAGCCGGAGTTTGCGCGCTGCCTGCCCGACATCGACTCCATGGCTTATGCGGTGCTCAAGGGACTGGTGCAGCGCCTGCGCCAGGCAGATCGCAAAATCGAGTCCCTGGCCCTGATGGATGTCTATGGCCGGGTGGCCGGGGTGCTGCTGGAGTTCGCCGGAGAAAGTATGCGGTGCGCCGCAGGCAATGCCGTGATCCCTGGCAAGGTCTCGCGCCAGGACATGGCGAAAATGGTCGGCGCCTCGCGCGAGATGGTCAGCCGGGTCATGAAGGATCTTGAAGAGCGCGGTTTCATCGAAACGCAGGGCGACGGCTCTTTGCTGGTGACGCATCACCTGCATTCGCTGGGCTGA